Below is a window of Roseivirga misakiensis DNA.
AAGGATGGCGCTTTTAATGAAGATGGTGATGGCGGAATTTACTTCAACAAGAGTTTAACTTTTTCCTACGACTACTTTACACCAGGTGCTGGTGAGCATCCTGTGTCTGAATTGGAGAATAGAGCACTATTGGACATCCTGTATACGAAGTGGAACGTTTACGCCATTATGACCTTTGGGCCTGGAAACAACTTATCTAGTGCTTGGAGGTACAACAGAGCAGGCGCGTCCAAAAGAGTAGTAACTAGTGTCCTCAGAAACGATGAAACTATAAACAAATTGGTTTCAGGTAAATACAATAAAACTGTAGGAACAAAAGACGCTCCGCCATCAGTGGAGCCTGGAGGTAGCTTTAATCAATGGGCATATTTCCACTTTGGAAGACTTAGTTTCAGTACACCAGGATGGTGGGCACCGATGGTAAAAGGTGACTCTACCATGAAGAAAAATACCGATAAGAATAGAGAGGTCAATTATCTAAGATGGGCTGAGAAAGAAGGCCTTTCGAATTATTTCGCACAATGGACCGAGATGGATCACCCAGATTTTCCAGGTAAAAAAGTAGAAGTGGGTGGTATTGCACCATTCAACATGCTAAACCCGCCAATTTCAATGATTGACGATTTGGCGAGTAAGCATAACAAATTTATCATGGAACTGGCCGAAATGCAGGCAAGTGTTGAATTGATCAACCTGAGGGCTGAGTCTGTCGGAAAAGGCATGACCCGAATTACGGTAGACCTGTACAATGGTGGCACTTTACCAACCCACTCACAAATGGGATCAAGATCGCGTTGGTTAAGACGCGTTAAGATGGAATTGAAATTAGGAAAAGGACAAGAGATCGTTTCTGGTCGAAAAGTTAATTTGATCCCTTCTATTAACGGTGACGATTCGGTATCATTTACTTGGCTCGTTAAAGGAAAAGGCACAGTTTCTCTTGAAGCTGGTGCACCCCACATTGGATTCACTTCAACAAACGTAAATCTTAAATAAGCCGACATGAAAAACTTTATAAACAAACTCGTTTTATCGATTTGCTTACTTGGGTTTACTGCTGCAGCTTATGCCCAAAGTGCGGATGAAATATTTAGAGCCGTTGGTTCACCTCACAATCCGAAAGTACAAATTAGCTTTAACCGATACTACACTGCGGAAGGACACGCTGTACTCACCAAGAAGATAGCCGATGCGCACCCTAACCTAGTAAGAAGAGTATCTATTGGAAAGTCCTATGAAGGACGCGACATGTGGATGCTACAGATTACAAACTTCGAAAAGGGAGAGCCACATAGAAAACCAGGTTTCTACATCGATGGTAATATTCACTCAAATGAAATTCAAGGAGCTGAAATTTCGATCTATACCGCTTGGTACTTAACTGAGAACTATGGCGATGTTGATTATATCACCAAAATGCTCGATGACCGCATCTTTTATATCGTACCGACCATCAATCCTGATGCGAGGAATAACTATATGAAGGAGCCGAATACAGGTAGTTCTCCAAGATCGGGGATGATTCCTTTGGACGATGATAGAGATGGTCTTTTTGACGAAGATGCACCAGACGATCTGGATGGTAACGGTTCTATCACTCAAATGAGGAGAAAAAGTAATACTGGGAACTTTATTTTAGACCCGAAAGATCCAAGAAAAATGATCTTGGTCGGTGTGGACGATAACGTGCCTGCTAGTGTACAGCGATACGAAATGCTAGGTCAAGAAGGAATTGACAATGATGGCGATGGTAGAGTTAACGAAGATAGAGTAGGGTATTACGATCCAAATAGAGACTGGGCGTGGAAATGGCAACCTGATTACATTCAAGGTGGCGCGTACAAGTATCCGTTTAGTGTGCCTGAAAATAGAAACGTTGCAGATTTTGTTTTGGCACATCCGAACATTGCTGGTGGACAAAGTTACCACAACTCTGGGGGAATGATCCTTCGTGGTCCTGGTGCTCAAGAAGATCTTTCGACATATAACAGAGCAGATCTTAGAATCTATGATGCCATAGGTCAAAAAGGAGAGAAGATAATGCCTGGTTATAGATACCTAGTGGTTTACAAAGACCTTTATTCAGTATTTGGCGGAGAGCTGGACTGGATGTACGGTAGTCGAGGTATTTACACCTTCACCAACGAGATTTTCACCCGATTTGCCTATTACAAGAATAATCAGGGAGGGCAAAACCTTAACTACGACATCGATACCGAGTTGTTAATGGGAGATGCTTTCGAACCATGGAAGCCTTACAATCACCCAACTTATGGAGAAATAGAGATTGGTGGGTTCAAAAAGAACTTCGGTAGAGCAACTCCTGGTTTTATGTTAGAGGAAGAGTTGCATAGAAATATGGCTTTCACACTTTATCATGCTTTTCATATGCCGAAACTGAGCATAGGAGAGGTTAAAGAGAAAGATTTGGGAGGAGGCTTGAGAGAAATCACCGCCACCATCAAGAATGAAAGACTAATGCCAACGCATGCTTCTCAGGATTTGAAGTATAAAATTGAAAGACCTGATTATATCAGCATATCAGGCGTTAATGTTCAAGCAGGTATGACGGTTCAGAATGAAGATTTTGGATTTACTACTGAGCAAAAACATAATCCTCAAAAGTTAGAGTTGGCCAACATTCCAGGAAATAGTACAGTAACTGTACGCTGGATTGTTAGTGGCAAAGGCAAGTATACCATCACGGTAGACAGCGCCAAAGGAGGCTTAGTAAGCAAATAAGCCATCAAAAAATCTGAAAAAAGCCACTCCGAAATTCGGAGTGGCTTTTTTGTAACAGTCAAAGAGGGCTTAAGGGTTTTCTTCTAGCCACTTGATAGCCACCTTCGACATATTTCGGTAATCATGGCCAACATTTTTAACAGTGTCAATTTCCCAGTTAAACGTCCAGTTATTTGAGCTACTCAACTGAGCATTGGCTTCATAAAAATTGGAACCCCGTTCTAACCTATGACCACCTTGTTGCATTGCCAAATCCGTAGTTCTGAAAGTCCCTAGACTGGGGTCATTGTCCAATTCTCCCAAGAGGATGATCAGCCTCTTTTGATAGGCGATTTGTAAATCAGTATTACTGTTCGTATGCGAAATCCCATAAGGATACCTGATGGTATTGTTTGGGAAAGTATAGAATCCAGCATTGGCGGCTATGGCAGTTTCAATGCGAGCATCCGGCATGAGCATTATCATCCGATGAACAAATTGTCCACCCGCAGAATGTCCGAAGATATCATAAGTACTATTGGTTATGTCATTAACCGATTTGACGTGGTCGAATATGTTTTCTATGACGGTAAAAGCCCATTCCTGTTTGGGGTTTTTGGTACCAAAAAAGGTGAAAAGATTACCTTCCTGATAATCGTTAGTAGTGTATTTGGCAAACTTGCTTTCAAATGCTGGAGCCACAATGAGTAGATTATTGTCCTCAGCTGCTTTTACCCAAGCTTCAAGGTAATCATCCGCATTTCTGCCACCACCATGCATTACAAAGACAATTTTATCTCCGCTTTTCCAGTTTTCAGGTTTGTAGGTCCAAACACGTATGGACTTTCTTTTACTTTCATGATAGGCGTACATCACAAAGTTGTCTTTCCCAACAAGTATGGGAGTCGGGGTAGTGACTTCTGGCCCTTTTGGCAATTTGTATAAATAGACATAGCCAGTAATACCCAAGAGTAAGAGCAATACAAAACCAAAGACTAGGGTCTTCCGGATAATGCGTAGGAGTTTATTCATTGACTGAGCTTTTTGGTTGAAACAAAGCAATTGTGCTATGTTTTTTCCATGCTAAGGTCATGCCAAACTGTAAGCCTTTTGGAGTTGAGATTAAATTGGTGAAGAAACATCCACTAAGGTGCCGTTAGGGTCTTGTAGAAGCATTCTTCGTTGCCCATAGAAAGTGTCGTGAGGTTCGCTTAGTATTTTATATCCATTGGAATTAGCGACCTTAAAAACGTCATCAACATTTTCAACGACAAAGGTAATGTAGAAGCCTTGGGGTGACTTTTGAAACCCCTCTGGAATGAGGTCACTCGATTTCAAAATAATACCAAGCTCTAAAGATTTGTCTTTTGAAATAAGATGTACGAACCAGTCGCTATCGTAGTCTACGTTAAAATCAAAAAGGCTCACATAGAAATCTTTACTCTCTGATAAGCTTTCAGAGCATATATTGGTCATTAAGCGGTTAATCCTTTCCATTTTCTAATTGATATTCGAGTGGGTCGAAGCAGTACTATAGATTAGTTTTTAATTAAAGTCATCTACGAAAATTTTAACCCAGATAGTTTAAAAAAGTTTGGCCTAGGTCTACTCGAGTTTGGTAGTGTTTTTCAAGCACAATGTTTTGGGTAATTACTTCCTTGACTATCTCATCCTAAAATCTAATCTTAACATCATGCTGCTTTTGACTTTCCGTCCTCTCTGAATAGCTGGTAACCATTTCTTGGAAAGTTTGAGAACACGCATAGCTTCTTCATCACATCCACTTCCAATACCAGACATGACTTGAATATCTAATATTTGACCAGTTTGGTCGACGACAAAACTGAGAACAACACTGCCTTCTATTTTATTTCGTCTGGCTATCTTGGGGTACTTCAAGTTCTTTTGCAAAAATCTGGCCCATTTCTTTTCGCCATCGGGATAGGCCGCAGGTGTTTCTAGCGTATTGTATGTGAAAACGGCGCCACCGTTGTCATAACTTTTTCCTGATACCAGTTCACCATTTCGGTTATAGTTTTCTTCATAGTCAAGTTTGTTGACCTTTATGCCCGTCCAGAGCCCAACTTTTTTTCCATCAACGTATTCACCTCTTTCCAAATAATTAGAGTTTTTGAAAATAGTGGCGTTAAAGATTCCTGAACCATCTTTTACTTGCTGATTGCCCAATGAATCCCAAGAATTAATAAGTAAATCAACGAACGAACCACCGCTCGTTGTACGCCTTGTGATTCTTTCACCTTCTTGATAAGTGTATATATTCTCTGATCTCTTCTGACCATTTTGATACCACCTGGTGATTAAGCTTTCGTTTTCCCCTTCACCAAGCCCTCTTTGTTCTTTGATCTGCCCATTTTTATAATATTTCTTATGCGTTCCATTCGAACGGTTGTTAAAGTAATAAACCTCTCCATAGAGTGAATGATCTGGGTAATACTGTTTAATTAACCCATTTCTATCGAAGCCAGCATTAAGTTCATAATAAGCCACTTTAGCTGTGCTATTTGGTCCAATCTTACCACCTGAACTTGAATAGAAGGTCGTGTCTGATTGGGCGAGCGTTGCGAATGGGTACAGAAGAAGAAGAATTGTGATTTGATGTTTTAACATGTCTCTTAATGCCTTTTCAAATATCAATTTAGAATTTTATCCCATCCTACTCCATCTCAAAAAGTAAATTCTGATGGACTGAATTGAGTTCCTGAAAGGTTTTGTTATTTCCTTGAGTTTTGGCCAGTATCATACCTTGTGCATAAACTTCAAGTGCTTCATCTTCTAATTCATATGCTTCAAGCAGCTGCCCAGTTTGATAATAAGTAGGAAGGTATTCAGCGTAATCCTTCAAAAGAGTTTTGAAAATTCTTAGCGCTTCTTCGGGTTTAGTTTGAACATATTCGCAAGCCAAACCATAGTAATTAAACGGATCAGTTGGATCTTCTTCAATGTACTTTTTTAGTAAGTCAATTCGGGCTTCATTCATTCGGCCGAGTTCGTTTTTATTTACTTGATTATTGGCTATCTTCGGGCAAATTTAGGCATCACCGCTGTTAGATTTAAGTCAATTTCGGGTTTTATATTGTCAAATCTAAACCTGATCGACTTGCAAATAGTTAAAGAGGAAATAATTATCAAAACCAATAAGTAAGCATGAACATATTAGTTTGTATCACACATGTTCCTGACACTACTTCACGAATAGCATTTACCAACGATAACACCGAATTCGATAAGAATGGTGTTCAATTTATCATAGGTCCTTATGATGATTATGCTTTGGCAAGAGCTGTAGAGTTGAAAGAGCAGAACGGAGGAAAAATTACAGTTTTAAATGTAGGCGAAGCAGATAGTGATCCGACTATCAGAAAGGCATTAGCTATCGGAGCAGACGAAGCTATCAGAGTGAATGCCTTCCCATCTGATTCTTATTTTGTGGCAAACCAAATTGCCGCAATTGCAAAGGATGGTGGATACGATTTGATTTTGATGGGTAGAGAATCTATCGATTTCAATGGTGGTATGGTACACGGTATGGTTGGCGAATTGCTAGGTTTACCATCATTCTCACCAGTTATGCAATTAGAAGTTGAAGGTAATTCAGCTAAGATTACTAGAGAAATAGAAGGGGGTAAAGAGAAATTAGAAGTTTCACTTCCTTTTGTTGCAGGCTGTCAAGAGCCGATCGCTGAGTGGAAAATCCCGAACATGAGGGGAATTATGTCTGCTAGGACAAAGCCACTTAACGTTGTAGAACCAACAGATAATGCTACCCACAGTGAAATGGCAGCCTATGAGCTACCTGCTGAAAAAGGTGCTGTCAAAATGATTGACGCCGATAATGTTGGTGAACTTGTAGATTTATTAAAGAACGAAGCGAAAGTAATCTAAGAAATATGTCTGTTTTAGTATTTATAGAAACCGAAGAAGGTAAAATAAAAAAGTCGGCTAGAGAGGCTATTTCATATGGTGCGGCTTTAGGTGATGTAACAGCTTTAGCACTTGGTACTGTTAGCCAAGACGAATTAGCAACAGCAGGGGAGAACGGTGCGTCAAAAGTACTGCATGTATCAGATGAGCGTTTAAACGCCAGTTTGATTCAGCCTTATGCTGAAGCTATCGCTGCTGCAGCAAATGCTACTGGTTCGGAAATCATTGTTACCGCTAAGTCATCGCTTGCTGATGCAGTTGTCGGTAGAGTAGCCATTAAATTAGGCGCTTCATTAGTTTCAAATGTTGTTGCTTTGCCAGATACAAGCAATGGTTTTCAAGTAAAAAGAAGTATTTATACAGGTAAGGCATTCGCCAACGTGAACCTTACTACAGATAAGAAAGTCTTAGCGATCAAAAAGAACGCTATCGAAGTTAAAACTGACGGAGCTGCGGCAAGTGTAGAAGCTCTTAGCGTGACACTAGATGATTCACTCTTTGGTGCTACCATTACCTCAACTGAAAAAGCAGAAGGTGATGTGTTATTGCCAGAAGCTGATATAGTAGTTTCAGGTGGTAGAGGGCTTAAAGGGCCTGAAAACTGGGGCGTGATCGAAGATTTAGCTAAAACATTAGGAGCAGCAACAGGATGCTCTAAGCCAGTTTCTGATATGGATTGGAGACCTCACCACGAGCACGTTGGGCAAACAGGTGTTAAGGTAAGTCCTACACTATATGTGGCCGTTGGTATCTCAGGTGCCATCCAGCACTTGGCGGGTGTCAATTCTTCTAAGTATATTGTGGTAATTAATAAAGATGAAGAAGCTCCATTCTTTAAAGCCGCTGATTATGGCATAGTTGGAGATGCTTTTGAAGTATTACCAAAATTAAATGAGGCGCTCAAAGCAGCATTAGCTTAGATTTTTTAGCATTGAATAAGGTAAAGATTGAAATCCTTGGGCTTTCTTCGAGCCAATCTCAAACGACTGGCTCTTTTGCGTTGGTGCTGGGAGAAGAAGAGGGGGAAAGAAGATTACCGATTATTATCGGAATGTTCGAGGCCCAGGCGATAGCCTTGGAAATTGAAAAGATTACCCCTAATCGTCCGATGACTCATGACTTGTTTAAGTCATTTGCTCACGGTTTCAATTTTAATGTAACGGAGATTATCATTTCCGACCTCAAAGAAGGTGTTTTCTTTGCTAAAGTAGTTTGCACTGATGGCGTTAAAACCATTGAAATAGATGCCAGACCGTCGGATGCGATAGCGATCGGTATACGCTTTGACGTTCCTTTCTACACATACGAACAAGTGCTTTCAGAGGCTGGGATTATTCTCACCGATG
It encodes the following:
- a CDS encoding M14 family metallopeptidase; this translates as MRFNRNKFGLVAALMFLTQMMWAQDYNNASQLAQRLRGLANSSNAATLKSITKTLGGKDVWMLTLGTGDMENKPAMAVVGGVEGQHLLGVEMAVRFAEDIVKNNLGALDNTTYYVFPNMSPDATEQYFANLKYGRSANAKKTDDDRDGRMNEDPFEDLNGDGMITMMRVEDATGDWITHPADDRVMIKANKSKGEKGKYHLFTEGADNDKDGAFNEDGDGGIYFNKSLTFSYDYFTPGAGEHPVSELENRALLDILYTKWNVYAIMTFGPGNNLSSAWRYNRAGASKRVVTSVLRNDETINKLVSGKYNKTVGTKDAPPSVEPGGSFNQWAYFHFGRLSFSTPGWWAPMVKGDSTMKKNTDKNREVNYLRWAEKEGLSNYFAQWTEMDHPDFPGKKVEVGGIAPFNMLNPPISMIDDLASKHNKFIMELAEMQASVELINLRAESVGKGMTRITVDLYNGGTLPTHSQMGSRSRWLRRVKMELKLGKGQEIVSGRKVNLIPSINGDDSVSFTWLVKGKGTVSLEAGAPHIGFTSTNVNLK
- a CDS encoding M14 family metallopeptidase; protein product: MKNFINKLVLSICLLGFTAAAYAQSADEIFRAVGSPHNPKVQISFNRYYTAEGHAVLTKKIADAHPNLVRRVSIGKSYEGRDMWMLQITNFEKGEPHRKPGFYIDGNIHSNEIQGAEISIYTAWYLTENYGDVDYITKMLDDRIFYIVPTINPDARNNYMKEPNTGSSPRSGMIPLDDDRDGLFDEDAPDDLDGNGSITQMRRKSNTGNFILDPKDPRKMILVGVDDNVPASVQRYEMLGQEGIDNDGDGRVNEDRVGYYDPNRDWAWKWQPDYIQGGAYKYPFSVPENRNVADFVLAHPNIAGGQSYHNSGGMILRGPGAQEDLSTYNRADLRIYDAIGQKGEKIMPGYRYLVVYKDLYSVFGGELDWMYGSRGIYTFTNEIFTRFAYYKNNQGGQNLNYDIDTELLMGDAFEPWKPYNHPTYGEIEIGGFKKNFGRATPGFMLEEELHRNMAFTLYHAFHMPKLSIGEVKEKDLGGGLREITATIKNERLMPTHASQDLKYKIERPDYISISGVNVQAGMTVQNEDFGFTTEQKHNPQKLELANIPGNSTVTVRWIVSGKGKYTITVDSAKGGLVSK
- a CDS encoding VOC family protein; translated protein: MERINRLMTNICSESLSESKDFYVSLFDFNVDYDSDWFVHLISKDKSLELGIILKSSDLIPEGFQKSPQGFYITFVVENVDDVFKVANSNGYKILSEPHDTFYGQRRMLLQDPNGTLVDVSSPI
- a CDS encoding energy transducer TonB, which gives rise to MIFEKALRDMLKHQITILLLLYPFATLAQSDTTFYSSSGGKIGPNSTAKVAYYELNAGFDRNGLIKQYYPDHSLYGEVYYFNNRSNGTHKKYYKNGQIKEQRGLGEGENESLITRWYQNGQKRSENIYTYQEGERITRRTTSGGSFVDLLINSWDSLGNQQVKDGSGIFNATIFKNSNYLERGEYVDGKKVGLWTGIKVNKLDYEENYNRNGELVSGKSYDNGGAVFTYNTLETPAAYPDGEKKWARFLQKNLKYPKIARRNKIEGSVVLSFVVDQTGQILDIQVMSGIGSGCDEEAMRVLKLSKKWLPAIQRGRKVKSSMMLRLDFRMR
- a CDS encoding tetratricopeptide repeat protein, with the translated sequence MNEARIDLLKKYIEEDPTDPFNYYGLACEYVQTKPEEALRIFKTLLKDYAEYLPTYYQTGQLLEAYELEDEALEVYAQGMILAKTQGNNKTFQELNSVHQNLLFEME
- a CDS encoding electron transfer flavoprotein subunit beta/FixA family protein — translated: MNILVCITHVPDTTSRIAFTNDNTEFDKNGVQFIIGPYDDYALARAVELKEQNGGKITVLNVGEADSDPTIRKALAIGADEAIRVNAFPSDSYFVANQIAAIAKDGGYDLILMGRESIDFNGGMVHGMVGELLGLPSFSPVMQLEVEGNSAKITREIEGGKEKLEVSLPFVAGCQEPIAEWKIPNMRGIMSARTKPLNVVEPTDNATHSEMAAYELPAEKGAVKMIDADNVGELVDLLKNEAKVI
- a CDS encoding electron transfer flavoprotein subunit alpha/FixB family protein; amino-acid sequence: MSVLVFIETEEGKIKKSAREAISYGAALGDVTALALGTVSQDELATAGENGASKVLHVSDERLNASLIQPYAEAIAAAANATGSEIIVTAKSSLADAVVGRVAIKLGASLVSNVVALPDTSNGFQVKRSIYTGKAFANVNLTTDKKVLAIKKNAIEVKTDGAAASVEALSVTLDDSLFGATITSTEKAEGDVLLPEADIVVSGGRGLKGPENWGVIEDLAKTLGAATGCSKPVSDMDWRPHHEHVGQTGVKVSPTLYVAVGISGAIQHLAGVNSSKYIVVINKDEEAPFFKAADYGIVGDAFEVLPKLNEALKAALA
- a CDS encoding bifunctional nuclease family protein, with product MNKVKIEILGLSSSQSQTTGSFALVLGEEEGERRLPIIIGMFEAQAIALEIEKITPNRPMTHDLFKSFAHGFNFNVTEIIISDLKEGVFFAKVVCTDGVKTIEIDARPSDAIAIGIRFDVPFYTYEQVLSEAGIILTDEEELLEEEAEEPLAVSKSGDRLQDFSLDKLNEMLDAALSGEDYEKAAKIRDEINKRS